A DNA window from Candidatus Latescibacterota bacterium contains the following coding sequences:
- a CDS encoding T9SS type A sorting domain-containing protein, with protein sequence MFARKLRVHRAVLTAAICLTLAAGARAQDCGDYDEHLRLGAGRIFSTGVPFRMDRAGDLAVVVNGLDDGHGPLWDGVDVFSLADPDAPVLLSSVDVHMPRDVRLHGTVAYVLRSEYYSTPARLMVLDLSDPGAPQFLAGGIDLPGDARRLCLDADGDRILVTCAANAMLVVDVSTPTDPQLLGTATLPSTPLDVAAAWGYAFVSDEIDNLRILDLADPSAPVLVGTLPLGDSYPEVEAEGGYVYVAGDGLKIFLWQGGGQLEVRGGVPLSSYGVRVRSLELNGNLAAMCNEWGVYVEDVSVAADPQRLVDLPLSYTDALLPRCLNLDDGSCAIVLGGTDGWDIPPTEWPVSQVQVLQLGDLQDATLPWTAPVSPNAICAGATPGLYYAVGPTGFVELDISDPAAVSVLRELPLDYSEALAVDGSLACVGVDPLSSGQGFALIDLVNWEIVHQADWGYSGHVFACALRDGYAYLAAGTRGFEVYDVSDPAQPALVAHFDHFSNDVDLRGDTAFVMSRAELYAYDVSDPQAIPAPAVWEHPDAEYNFNGLGLLGGTGYMYWSGPYGATELAAVDLAQPAAPIPADSLRLVGEMQSFDARGVLGLVGGGYDPDLLYLLDLSLPLHPRIAATLRGHFDLVHVADNCLIAVGSSGGSMRLGPLPCWLTAAPDTPVLAARHLLAPHPNPFNPTVTLTLRMPSAGAGSLAIHDVNGRRVRQLLAGSLPAGERNVQWDGRDEHGAALASGVYFARFEGGGVSEAVKLVLLR encoded by the coding sequence ATGTTCGCAAGGAAGCTCCGTGTCCACCGCGCCGTCCTGACGGCGGCGATTTGCCTGACCCTGGCCGCCGGCGCGCGTGCTCAGGACTGCGGCGACTACGACGAGCACCTCCGCCTCGGCGCGGGCCGCATCTTCAGCACCGGCGTCCCCTTCCGCATGGACCGCGCGGGCGATCTGGCGGTGGTGGTGAACGGCCTGGACGACGGCCACGGACCGCTCTGGGACGGCGTGGACGTCTTCTCCCTCGCCGACCCCGACGCGCCGGTCCTTCTGAGCAGCGTCGACGTCCACATGCCGCGCGACGTTCGCCTGCACGGCACCGTGGCCTACGTCCTGCGCAGCGAGTACTACAGCACGCCGGCGCGGCTGATGGTGCTCGACCTCAGCGATCCCGGCGCGCCGCAGTTCCTCGCCGGCGGGATCGATCTGCCCGGGGACGCGCGGCGGCTCTGCCTCGACGCGGACGGTGACCGCATCCTCGTGACCTGCGCCGCAAACGCCATGCTCGTGGTCGACGTGAGCACGCCCACCGATCCCCAGCTCCTCGGCACGGCGACCTTGCCCTCAACCCCGCTCGACGTGGCGGCGGCCTGGGGCTACGCCTTCGTGAGCGACGAGATCGACAACCTCCGCATCCTCGACCTCGCCGATCCGTCCGCGCCGGTGCTGGTCGGCACGCTGCCGCTGGGCGACAGCTACCCCGAGGTGGAGGCGGAGGGCGGGTACGTCTACGTGGCGGGCGACGGCCTCAAGATCTTTCTCTGGCAGGGCGGCGGCCAGCTCGAAGTCCGTGGCGGCGTGCCGCTGAGCAGCTACGGAGTCCGCGTCCGCAGTCTCGAGCTGAACGGGAATCTGGCGGCGATGTGCAACGAGTGGGGCGTCTACGTCGAGGACGTCAGCGTCGCCGCAGATCCGCAGCGCCTCGTCGACCTGCCGCTGTCCTACACCGATGCACTGCTGCCCCGCTGCCTCAACCTGGACGACGGCTCCTGCGCCATCGTCCTCGGCGGCACGGATGGCTGGGACATCCCCCCCACCGAGTGGCCCGTCTCTCAGGTCCAGGTGCTGCAGCTGGGGGATCTCCAGGACGCCACGCTGCCCTGGACCGCCCCCGTCTCGCCCAACGCGATCTGCGCCGGCGCCACACCGGGGCTGTACTACGCGGTGGGCCCGACCGGATTCGTCGAGCTCGACATCAGCGACCCCGCCGCCGTCTCCGTGCTGCGCGAGCTGCCCCTCGACTACAGCGAAGCGCTGGCGGTGGACGGCTCCCTGGCCTGCGTGGGCGTCGACCCCCTCAGCTCCGGGCAGGGCTTCGCGCTGATCGACCTGGTGAACTGGGAGATCGTCCATCAGGCGGACTGGGGCTACTCCGGCCACGTCTTCGCCTGCGCGCTGCGCGATGGCTACGCCTACCTGGCCGCCGGCACCCGCGGCTTCGAAGTCTACGACGTGAGCGATCCCGCGCAGCCGGCGCTGGTCGCGCACTTCGACCACTTCAGCAACGACGTCGACCTGCGCGGCGACACGGCCTTCGTGATGTCCCGCGCCGAGCTCTACGCCTACGACGTCAGCGATCCGCAGGCGATCCCCGCCCCGGCGGTCTGGGAGCACCCCGACGCGGAGTACAACTTCAATGGTCTCGGCCTCCTCGGCGGTACGGGCTACATGTACTGGAGCGGGCCCTACGGGGCCACGGAGCTGGCCGCCGTCGACCTGGCCCAGCCGGCTGCGCCCATCCCAGCCGACAGCCTCCGGCTGGTCGGCGAAATGCAGTCCTTCGACGCCCGGGGCGTGCTCGGTCTCGTGGGCGGCGGCTACGACCCCGACCTGCTCTACCTGCTGGACCTGAGCCTGCCCCTACACCCGCGGATCGCCGCCACGCTGCGGGGCCACTTTGACCTCGTCCACGTCGCGGACAACTGCCTCATCGCCGTGGGGAGCAGCGGCGGATCGATGCGGCTGGGACCGCTGCCCTGCTGGCTGACGGCGGCGCCGGACACGCCCGTGCTCGCCGCGCGGCACCTGCTCGCGCCACACCCCAACCCCTTCAACCCCACGGTCACGCTGACCTTGCGCATGCCGTCGGCGGGTGCGGGAAGCCTGGCCATCCACGACGTCAACGGTCGCCGCGTGCGCCAGCTCCTCGCGGGGAGCCTGCCGGCCGGTGAGCGAAACGTGCAGTGGGACGGCCGCGACGAGCACGGCGCCGCGCTGGCCTCGGGCGTCTACTTCGCGCGCTTCGAGGGCGGCGGCGTGAGCGAGGCCGTGAAGCTGGTCCTGCTGCGCTGA
- the trxA gene encoding thioredoxin, whose product MASIQDVSSQHFDAVIQDSQVPVLVDFWADWCAPCKAMEPMLEEMSTLLGGRVRFVKVNVDEARQIAIRYRIQSVPTLLVFNEGRPVDSITGVPPRMNLQDRIEKHL is encoded by the coding sequence ATGGCCAGCATCCAGGACGTGAGCAGTCAGCACTTCGATGCGGTGATCCAGGATTCGCAAGTCCCTGTCCTGGTTGACTTTTGGGCGGATTGGTGCGCTCCCTGCAAGGCGATGGAGCCCATGCTCGAAGAGATGAGCACGCTCCTGGGCGGCCGGGTTCGCTTCGTGAAGGTGAACGTGGACGAGGCGCGTCAGATCGCCATCCGCTACCGCATTCAGAGCGTCCCCACGCTGCTGGTCTTCAACGAGGGGCGGCCCGTGGACTCGATCACGGGAGTTCCGCCTCGCATGAACCTGCAGGATCGCATCGAAAAACACTTGTGA
- a CDS encoding VWA domain-containing protein gives MERFVYPWALTALVIPALLVLWRWRQRGRQNLVFTVSDAGLHRRQAGRGRVHLRFLPPVLRVAALVLLVLALARPQSGTHTREVTSEGVDIVLTLDVSTSMKGEDFRPRNRLEEAKAQAAEFIAKRENDRIGLVVFAGQAFTQCPLTLDHALLDQFLVQVKMGVVEDGTAIGSAIATATNRLRETEAKSKVIVLLTDGDNNAGSVDPVTAARAAAAMGIKIYTIGVGKDGQVPYPVNDMLFGKRYQYVTSNLDEKTLREIASLTKGRYFRAQSTESLARIYDEIDQLERTEVSSIERVDYHEASLPFLLPAALLLLLEMLIARFVLRGAP, from the coding sequence ATCGAGCGCTTCGTCTACCCCTGGGCGCTGACCGCGCTCGTCATCCCCGCGCTGCTCGTGCTGTGGCGCTGGCGGCAGCGGGGCCGGCAGAATCTCGTCTTCACGGTGTCCGACGCCGGACTTCACCGTCGGCAGGCCGGGCGCGGTCGGGTCCACCTGCGCTTTCTGCCGCCGGTGCTGCGCGTGGCCGCGCTGGTGCTGCTGGTGCTGGCGCTGGCGCGGCCCCAGTCCGGCACGCACACGCGCGAGGTCACCAGCGAGGGCGTGGACATCGTGCTGACGCTGGACGTCTCCACCTCGATGAAGGGCGAGGACTTCCGCCCGCGCAACCGGCTCGAGGAGGCGAAGGCGCAGGCGGCGGAGTTCATCGCGAAACGCGAGAACGACCGCATCGGCCTGGTGGTCTTCGCGGGCCAGGCCTTCACCCAGTGTCCGCTGACCCTGGATCACGCTCTGCTCGACCAGTTCCTCGTCCAGGTGAAGATGGGCGTGGTGGAGGACGGCACCGCCATCGGCAGCGCCATCGCCACGGCCACCAACCGCCTGCGGGAGACCGAGGCCAAGAGCAAGGTGATCGTCCTGCTCACCGACGGCGACAACAACGCGGGCAGCGTCGACCCGGTGACCGCCGCGCGGGCGGCGGCGGCGATGGGCATCAAGATCTACACCATCGGCGTGGGCAAGGACGGGCAGGTGCCCTATCCCGTCAACGACATGCTCTTCGGCAAGCGCTACCAGTACGTGACCAGCAACCTCGACGAGAAGACCCTCCGCGAGATCGCCTCGCTCACCAAGGGGCGCTACTTCCGCGCCCAGAGCACCGAGTCGCTGGCGCGCATCTACGACGAGATCGACCAGCTCGAGCGCACCGAGGTGAGCAGCATCGAGCGCGTGGACTACCACGAGGCCAGCTTGCCCTTCCTCCTGCCGGCCGCGCTGCTGCTCTTGCTGGAGATGCTGATCGCGCGCTTCGTCCTGCGGGGGGCGCCATGA
- a CDS encoding VWA domain-containing protein — MTRLPLLALSFGEPRLLALLWLLPVAALLLWVAGRARAKARRRLADAGLLARLVPGFDPARLRWKVFLFALGFGLVLLALPRPQIGSTLQEVKRRGLDVIVALDTSQSMLAEDLKPNRLEAAKREVEDLFRLLRGNRLGLVTFAGESITSCPLTLDASAASIFLDGITVNSVPVPGTNLDKAIRRALAAFGTREKRFKVLILVTDGESHEGDALAAAKEAADEGVVIFTIGVGTPEGFTVPLRDPDTGVLKENLRDRAGKPVFTRLARTTLQKVAAATGGAYYESGGGDLQLDHLKETISGMETRELTGRQARKPIERYPIVVALALAALGLDFALSERRKEDETWSGRF; from the coding sequence ATGACCCGGCTGCCCCTGCTCGCCCTGAGCTTCGGTGAACCGCGCCTGCTGGCGCTGCTCTGGCTGTTGCCCGTGGCGGCCCTGCTGCTCTGGGTCGCCGGGCGCGCGCGGGCAAAGGCGCGGCGGCGCCTGGCGGACGCCGGCCTGCTGGCGCGACTCGTGCCCGGCTTCGATCCGGCGCGGCTGCGCTGGAAGGTGTTCCTCTTCGCCCTGGGCTTCGGGCTCGTGCTCCTCGCGCTGCCGCGGCCGCAGATCGGCTCCACGCTGCAGGAGGTCAAGCGGCGCGGGCTGGACGTCATCGTCGCCCTCGACACCAGCCAGAGCATGCTGGCCGAGGACCTCAAGCCCAACCGGCTCGAGGCGGCCAAGCGCGAGGTGGAGGACCTCTTCCGCCTTCTGCGCGGCAACCGGCTGGGGTTGGTGACCTTCGCCGGCGAGAGCATCACCAGCTGCCCGCTGACCCTGGACGCCTCGGCGGCCTCGATCTTTCTCGACGGCATCACCGTCAACAGCGTCCCGGTGCCGGGCACGAACCTGGACAAGGCCATCCGCCGCGCGCTGGCCGCCTTCGGCACGCGCGAGAAGCGCTTCAAGGTGCTGATCCTGGTCACCGATGGCGAGAGCCACGAGGGCGACGCGCTCGCGGCGGCCAAGGAGGCGGCAGACGAGGGCGTCGTGATCTTCACGATCGGCGTCGGCACGCCCGAGGGCTTCACGGTGCCGCTGCGCGACCCGGACACCGGCGTGCTCAAGGAGAACCTGCGCGACCGTGCGGGGAAGCCCGTCTTCACGCGCCTCGCGCGCACCACGCTGCAGAAGGTGGCCGCCGCGACCGGCGGCGCTTACTATGAGTCCGGCGGCGGCGATCTGCAGCTCGACCATCTCAAGGAGACGATCTCCGGCATGGAGACGCGCGAGCTCACCGGCCGCCAGGCGCGCAAGCCCATCGAGCGCTACCCGATCGTGGTGGCCCTGGCCCTGGCCGCGCTGGGCCTGGACTTCGCGCTGTCCGAGCGCCGCAAGGAGGACGAGACATGGTCCGGCCGCTTCTAG
- a CDS encoding DUF58 domain-containing protein, whose amino-acid sequence MAEQERIPPEILRKVRKIELATRHRVDDLFGGAYHSVFKGTGMEFDEVREYAAGDEVRSIDWNVTARMGRPFIKRYREERELTVLLVVDASASGLFGSRERLKSEVIAEVASVLAFSAIRNQDKVGCLIFTDRVEQYIPPEKGHRHVLRIIRELLYVKPEGSGTDLGGALETVRRLLKRKAVVFLVSDFMAPDFETPLRLAARRHDLVALNIRDRLEGELPDVGLLQVRDAESGERVWLDTSNRWVRKHFAEEAAARDARFSQLCGKNGVDEIRLDPAEDCARPLVQFFRKRAKRLAKGIGRARGWLLPALLAASLAAGTSPTRAQIQQAPPMPQGQPGPAGQAQAPSFTIIPRAALDSLALPSLAQLTGAGRPRLDQVDADGLRIDTRLERDLQAIGQPNALRWRVVLPEGAALDSLAFDLGAPGRILPLPRTGDVDQAEALAARQAAGERLALHDFVQADTLRGAGADTLVYQLPFTVTVPDTFEIPGQTFRYRLAGDDAPRALVTHPLELACVSSLAAGPDSSALHDWKAPGALRADWAPVLARWGLPGLLLLLAAALSLWWWLRRRARRLAPEVPPTPADVEALAALDALAQADLPGQGAWAEYYFQLSQIVRRYLTRHYALPFADWTTDEIRDALEGSPFAPRRLQLDPTLVEPLMDDLERGDLVKFARREPTRAECQASMQAAKRLVMATRPPAAEHAPGDDPAAPRPAEAPA is encoded by the coding sequence ATGGCCGAGCAAGAGCGCATACCCCCCGAGATCCTGCGCAAGGTCCGGAAGATCGAGCTGGCCACCCGCCACCGGGTGGACGACCTCTTCGGCGGCGCGTACCACTCGGTCTTCAAGGGCACCGGCATGGAGTTCGACGAGGTCCGCGAGTACGCCGCGGGCGACGAGGTGCGCTCGATCGACTGGAACGTCACCGCGCGCATGGGCCGGCCCTTCATCAAGCGCTATCGCGAAGAGCGAGAACTCACCGTGCTGCTGGTAGTGGACGCCAGCGCCAGCGGCCTCTTCGGCAGCCGCGAGCGCCTCAAGAGCGAGGTCATCGCCGAGGTGGCCAGCGTGCTGGCCTTCAGCGCCATCCGCAACCAGGACAAGGTGGGCTGCCTGATCTTCACCGATCGCGTGGAGCAGTACATCCCGCCGGAGAAGGGCCACCGCCACGTCCTGCGCATCATCCGCGAGCTGCTCTACGTGAAGCCCGAGGGCAGCGGCACCGACCTCGGCGGCGCGCTGGAAACCGTGCGCCGCCTGCTCAAGCGCAAGGCCGTGGTCTTCCTGGTGAGCGACTTCATGGCCCCCGACTTCGAGACGCCCCTGCGCCTGGCGGCGCGCCGCCACGACCTGGTGGCGCTGAACATCCGCGACCGTCTGGAGGGCGAGCTGCCCGACGTGGGCCTGCTCCAGGTCCGCGACGCCGAGAGCGGCGAGCGCGTCTGGCTCGACACGAGCAATCGCTGGGTGCGCAAGCACTTCGCCGAGGAGGCCGCCGCGCGCGACGCGCGCTTCAGCCAGCTCTGCGGCAAGAACGGCGTGGACGAAATCCGCCTCGACCCCGCCGAGGACTGCGCCCGCCCGCTGGTGCAGTTCTTCCGCAAGCGCGCGAAACGTCTCGCCAAGGGCATCGGCCGCGCGCGCGGCTGGCTGCTGCCGGCCCTGCTGGCGGCGTCCCTGGCCGCGGGCACGAGCCCGACCCGCGCGCAGATCCAGCAGGCGCCGCCGATGCCGCAGGGACAGCCGGGGCCGGCGGGGCAAGCGCAGGCGCCGTCCTTCACGATCATTCCGCGCGCGGCGCTCGACTCCCTCGCGCTGCCCTCGCTGGCGCAGCTCACCGGGGCGGGGCGTCCGCGTCTCGATCAGGTGGACGCGGACGGCCTCCGCATCGACACCCGCCTCGAGCGCGACCTGCAGGCGATCGGGCAGCCCAACGCGCTGCGCTGGCGCGTCGTGCTCCCCGAGGGCGCCGCGCTCGACAGCCTAGCCTTCGACCTCGGCGCGCCGGGACGGATCCTGCCGCTGCCCCGCACCGGCGACGTCGACCAGGCCGAGGCGCTGGCCGCCCGGCAGGCCGCCGGCGAGCGCCTCGCCCTGCACGACTTCGTGCAGGCGGACACGCTGCGCGGCGCCGGGGCCGACACGCTCGTCTACCAGCTGCCCTTCACGGTGACCGTCCCCGACACCTTCGAGATCCCCGGCCAGACCTTCCGCTACCGGCTCGCCGGCGACGACGCCCCGCGCGCGCTCGTCACGCACCCGCTGGAGCTCGCCTGCGTGAGCTCCCTCGCGGCGGGCCCCGACAGCAGCGCGCTCCACGACTGGAAGGCGCCCGGCGCACTGCGCGCCGACTGGGCACCCGTGCTCGCGCGCTGGGGACTGCCCGGGCTGCTGCTGTTGCTGGCCGCCGCACTCTCGCTGTGGTGGTGGCTGCGGCGTCGCGCGCGCCGCCTCGCGCCGGAAGTCCCGCCGACGCCCGCCGACGTGGAGGCCCTCGCCGCCCTCGACGCGCTGGCGCAGGCCGACCTCCCGGGGCAGGGCGCCTGGGCCGAGTACTACTTCCAGCTCTCGCAGATCGTGCGCCGCTATCTCACCCGCCACTACGCGCTGCCCTTCGCCGACTGGACCACCGACGAGATCCGCGACGCCCTCGAGGGCTCGCCCTTCGCGCCCCGGCGCCTGCAGCTGGACCCCACCCTCGTGGAGCCGCTGATGGACGACCTCGAGCGCGGCGACCTGGTGAAGTTCGCGCGCCGCGAGCCCACGCGCGCGGAGTGCCAGGCCTCGATGCAGGCGGCCAAGCGACTGGTCATGGCGACGCGGCCGCCCGCGGCCGAGCACGCGCCCGGCGACGACCCCGCCGCCCCCCGCCCCGCGGAGGCGCCGGCATGA
- a CDS encoding aminotransferase class I/II-fold pyridoxal phosphate-dependent enzyme, with protein MDTRCVHAGVGDNEHRAVVPPIYQTSTFKFDSVEHGAGLFAGGNDRGEGFIYTRLGNPTVRALEQALAELEGGFMGLACASGMAAIHTTFAAFLKTGDHVVCSESVYGPVTSLLNGMFAKLGVETTFVDSSDLAALKAAIRKDTAVVHIETPGNPTLAVTDLAAAAELAHAAGARLTVDNTFLSPVLQRPLELGADVVVHSLTKFLNGHADVVGGAIIPRTEADWKLLRPALNLAGGTLAPHDAFLVHRGLKTLSLRMARHCETAQRVAERLEQHPAVAWVRYPGLASDPGYAVSRKQASGGGGVISFELKGGLEAGRALMEGVTLAQLAVSLGGVETLIQHPASMTHASMKPELRRQAGITDGLVRLSVGIEDGDEILADLETALAALPATQTA; from the coding sequence ATGGACACCCGCTGCGTGCACGCCGGCGTGGGCGACAACGAGCACCGGGCGGTGGTGCCGCCCATCTACCAGACCTCCACCTTCAAGTTCGACAGCGTGGAGCACGGCGCCGGGCTCTTCGCCGGGGGGAACGACCGGGGCGAGGGGTTCATCTACACGCGCCTGGGCAACCCCACGGTGCGGGCGCTCGAGCAGGCGCTGGCCGAGCTCGAGGGCGGCTTCATGGGCCTGGCCTGCGCCAGCGGCATGGCCGCCATCCACACGACTTTTGCGGCATTTCTCAAGACCGGCGACCACGTGGTCTGTAGCGAGTCCGTCTACGGCCCGGTGACGAGCCTGCTGAACGGCATGTTCGCCAAGCTGGGCGTCGAGACGACCTTCGTGGACAGCTCGGACCTCGCCGCGCTGAAGGCGGCGATCCGCAAAGACACAGCCGTGGTTCACATTGAGACGCCGGGCAATCCGACGCTGGCGGTCACCGACCTCGCCGCCGCGGCGGAGCTGGCCCACGCGGCCGGCGCGCGCCTGACCGTGGACAACACCTTCCTGAGCCCCGTGCTGCAGCGTCCGCTGGAGCTGGGGGCGGACGTGGTCGTCCACAGCCTGACGAAGTTCCTCAACGGCCACGCCGACGTGGTGGGCGGCGCGATCATCCCGAGGACCGAGGCCGACTGGAAGCTGCTGCGCCCGGCGCTGAACCTGGCCGGCGGCACGCTGGCGCCCCACGACGCCTTCCTGGTGCACCGCGGCCTCAAGACCCTCAGCCTGCGCATGGCGCGGCACTGCGAGACCGCGCAGCGCGTGGCCGAGCGGCTCGAGCAGCACCCGGCGGTGGCCTGGGTGCGCTACCCCGGTCTCGCCAGCGATCCCGGCTACGCCGTGTCCAGGAAGCAGGCGAGCGGGGGCGGCGGGGTGATCAGCTTCGAGCTCAAGGGCGGCCTCGAGGCCGGCCGCGCGCTCATGGAGGGCGTGACGCTGGCCCAGCTCGCGGTGAGCCTGGGCGGCGTGGAGACCCTGATCCAGCACCCGGCCAGCATGACCCACGCCAGCATGAAGCCGGAACTGCGGCGGCAGGCGGGCATCACCGACGGCCTCGTGCGCCTCAGCGTGGGCATCGAGGACGGCGACGAGATCCTCGCGGACCTGGAGACGGCGCTGGCGGCCCTGCCGGCGACCCAGACGGCCTAG
- a CDS encoding AAA family ATPase produces MESNYDIDVLNERVERESRFLREIGDELGKVIVGQRYLVERLLIGLLCNGHVLLEGLPGLAKTLAVSSLAGAIRAQFRRLQFTPDLLPADLLGTQIYDPRSGDFSTRKGPIFANLILADEINRAPAKVQSALLEAMQERQVTLGAESHPLPEPFLVLATQNPIEQEGTYPLPEAQVDRFMLKVKVDYPNRGEEKEILARMGGMEQPRVTPVIELSRIFEARKLVSEIFMDEKVKDYIIELVFATREPSRALKPLISYGASPRATLFLAAASRAHAFLRGRGYVTPEDVKKVGLDVLRHRIIVSYEAEAEELDSDAVIRRIFDTVEVP; encoded by the coding sequence ATGGAGAGCAACTACGACATCGACGTGCTGAACGAACGGGTCGAGCGGGAAAGCCGCTTCCTCAGGGAGATCGGCGACGAGCTGGGCAAGGTGATCGTCGGCCAGCGCTACCTCGTGGAGCGTCTGCTCATCGGCCTGCTCTGCAACGGGCACGTCCTGCTCGAGGGCCTGCCCGGCCTGGCCAAGACCCTGGCCGTGAGCAGTCTCGCCGGCGCCATCCGCGCCCAGTTCCGGCGGCTCCAGTTCACGCCCGATCTCCTTCCCGCGGACCTGCTCGGCACCCAGATCTACGACCCCCGCAGCGGGGACTTCAGCACGCGCAAGGGGCCCATCTTCGCCAACCTGATCCTGGCCGACGAGATCAACCGCGCCCCCGCCAAGGTTCAGAGCGCGCTGCTCGAGGCGATGCAGGAGCGGCAGGTCACGCTGGGGGCGGAGAGCCACCCGCTGCCGGAGCCCTTCCTCGTGCTGGCCACCCAGAACCCCATCGAGCAGGAGGGCACCTACCCCCTGCCCGAGGCGCAGGTCGACCGCTTCATGCTCAAGGTCAAGGTGGACTACCCGAACCGCGGCGAGGAGAAGGAGATCCTGGCGCGCATGGGCGGGATGGAGCAGCCCCGCGTCACGCCCGTGATCGAACTGTCGCGCATCTTCGAGGCGCGCAAGCTCGTCAGCGAGATCTTCATGGACGAGAAGGTGAAGGACTACATCATCGAGCTCGTCTTCGCCACGCGCGAGCCGTCGCGCGCGCTCAAGCCGCTGATCAGCTACGGCGCGAGCCCGCGCGCCACGCTCTTCCTCGCCGCGGCGAGCCGCGCGCACGCCTTCCTGCGCGGACGCGGCTACGTCACGCCCGAGGACGTGAAGAAGGTGGGCCTGGACGTGCTCCGCCACCGCATCATCGTCAGCTACGAGGCCGAGGCGGAGGAGCTGGACAGCGACGCCGTCATCCGCCGCATCTTCGACACAGTCGAGGTTCCCTAG
- a CDS encoding ABC transporter ATP-binding protein produces the protein MLRIYTRLLGYLRPYWRRVVLAFGAIVLYAVLSGASLTLLVPFLDNLFQSGGAPPSTEQMEAQPGGGDLDEVLAGRLPFLARAKAGIERRVDATRAWLDRGDPFTRLRRIVVLIVLVFLAKNLFGYLDPYLVNWLEQRCLFDLRQDLCRVLQQQPLGWITRQKTGELISRVVNDVNMLRGAIIGATATLLREGLLLVIFLGFLLVLNWRLALAALLVVPINAWLMRRLGQLLQRDSTRIQVRMGDMAGHLQETLSGARVVKAFGREQDEIERFRHYNWDYFRGFVRLRGLGALNAPASEMLSTLSVVFIVGYGGHQVLQGNMSASALILFLVAAVSLVGPLRKISELNQVLQEGLSAGRRVFGLLDEEGEAALLTGGVAPGPLAEAIRFEHVGFAYEPGRPVLADVTLEIPKGQVVALVGPSGGGKSTLADLLARFHEPGEGAIRMDGRDLREFSLRDWRAKLGIVTQDVLLFNDSIRNNIAYGRPDATDAQVEAAARAARAHGFIAATAQGYDTVIGERGLQLSGGERQRLAIARAILRDPEILIFDEATSALDTESERLVQEAIERLMSGRTTLVIAHRLSTVQGAHRIVALAEGRIVEQGRHEELLAAGGLYKQLHELQFAGGA, from the coding sequence ATGCTCCGGATCTACACGCGCCTCCTCGGCTACCTGCGCCCCTACTGGCGGCGGGTGGTGCTCGCCTTCGGCGCCATCGTCCTCTACGCCGTGCTCAGCGGGGCCTCCCTGACCCTGCTGGTGCCCTTCCTCGACAACCTCTTCCAGTCCGGCGGCGCGCCGCCGTCCACCGAGCAGATGGAGGCGCAGCCGGGCGGCGGCGACCTGGACGAGGTCCTGGCCGGCCGGCTGCCCTTCCTGGCCCGCGCCAAGGCCGGGATCGAGCGGAGGGTGGACGCGACCCGCGCCTGGCTGGACCGGGGCGACCCCTTCACGCGGCTGCGGCGGATCGTCGTGCTGATCGTGCTGGTCTTCCTGGCCAAGAACCTCTTCGGCTACCTCGATCCCTACCTGGTCAACTGGCTCGAGCAGCGCTGTCTCTTCGACCTGCGCCAGGACCTCTGCCGCGTCCTCCAGCAGCAGCCGCTGGGGTGGATCACCCGCCAGAAGACGGGCGAGCTGATCAGCCGCGTGGTGAACGACGTGAACATGCTCCGCGGCGCCATCATCGGCGCCACGGCGACGCTGCTGCGCGAGGGGCTGCTGCTGGTGATCTTCCTGGGCTTCCTGCTGGTGCTCAACTGGCGGCTGGCGCTGGCTGCGCTGTTGGTGGTGCCGATCAACGCCTGGCTCATGCGCCGCCTGGGGCAGCTGCTGCAGCGCGACAGCACGCGCATCCAGGTGCGCATGGGCGACATGGCCGGTCACCTGCAGGAGACGCTGAGCGGCGCGCGCGTGGTGAAGGCCTTCGGTCGCGAACAGGACGAGATCGAGCGCTTCCGCCACTACAACTGGGACTACTTCCGCGGCTTCGTGCGCCTGCGCGGCCTGGGCGCGCTCAACGCCCCGGCCAGCGAGATGCTCTCCACGCTCTCGGTGGTCTTCATCGTCGGCTACGGCGGGCACCAGGTGCTGCAGGGGAACATGAGCGCCAGCGCGCTGATCCTCTTCCTGGTGGCGGCCGTGTCGCTGGTGGGGCCCCTGCGCAAGATCTCCGAGTTGAATCAGGTGCTCCAGGAGGGCCTGTCCGCCGGCCGGCGCGTCTTCGGTCTGCTCGACGAGGAGGGCGAGGCCGCGCTACTCACGGGCGGGGTCGCGCCGGGGCCGCTTGCCGAGGCAATCCGCTTCGAGCACGTGGGTTTCGCCTACGAGCCCGGCCGGCCGGTGCTGGCGGACGTCACCCTGGAGATTCCCAAGGGACAGGTGGTGGCCCTGGTGGGCCCGAGCGGCGGCGGCAAGAGCACCCTGGCGGACCTGCTGGCGCGCTTCCACGAGCCCGGCGAAGGCGCGATCCGCATGGACGGCCGCGACCTGCGCGAGTTCAGCCTGCGCGACTGGCGCGCGAAGCTGGGGATCGTCACGCAGGACGTGCTGCTCTTCAACGACTCGATCCGCAACAACATCGCCTACGGCCGACCGGACGCCACCGACGCGCAGGTGGAGGCGGCGGCGCGCGCGGCGCGGGCGCACGGCTTCATCGCGGCCACGGCCCAGGGCTACGACACGGTGATCGGCGAACGCGGGCTGCAGCTCTCCGGCGGCGAGCGCCAGCGCCTGGCCATCGCGCGCGCCATCCTGCGCGATCCGGAGATCCTCATCTTCGACGAGGCCACCAGCGCCCTGGACACCGAGAGCGAGCGACTCGTCCAGGAGGCCATCGAGCGGCTCATGAGCGGGCGCACCACGCTGGTGATCGCCCACCGGCTGTCCACGGTGCAGGGCGCGCATCGGATCGTCGCGCTGGCCGAGGGGCGCATCGTCGAGCAGGGCCGGCACGAGGAGCTGCTCGCGGCCGGCGGGCTCTACAAGCAGCTCCACGAGCTCCAGTTCGCCGGCGGCGCCTAG